In the genome of Pempheris klunzingeri isolate RE-2024b chromosome 11, fPemKlu1.hap1, whole genome shotgun sequence, one region contains:
- the col2a1a gene encoding collagen, type II, alpha 1a has protein sequence MFSFVDSRTVLLLVASQVVLLSVVRCQQEDDLEAGGCIQDGQKYNDKDVWKPEPCRICVCDSGAVLCDEIICEDIKECANPIIPSGECCPICPADASAPIETIGAKGQKGEPGEIADVVGPKGPPGPMGPSGEQGPRGAAGAKGDKGNSGPRGRDGEPGTPGNPGPPGPPGPPGLGGNFAAQMAGGFDEKAGGAQMGVMQGPMGPMGPRGPPGPSGAPGPQGFQGSPGEAGEPGPAGAMGPRGPPGPSGKSGKDGEPGKPGKAGERGPAGPQGARGFPGTPGLPGIKGHRGHPGLDGAKGEGGAAGAKGESGAAGENGAPGPMGPRGLPGERGRPGAAGAAGARGNDGLPGPAGPPGPVGPAGAPGFPGSPGAKGEAGPTGARGAEGQQGPRGEAGTPGSPGPAGASGNPGTDGIPGAKGSAGGPGIAGAPGFPGPRGPPGPQGATGPLGPKGQSGDPGLPGFKGEAGPKGELGPAGPQGAPGPAGEEGKRGARGEPGAAGPLGPPGERGAPGNRGFPGQDGLAGAKGAPGDRGVPGAAGPKGGTGDPGRTGETGLPGARGLTGRPGDAGPQGKVGPSGASGEDGRPGPPGPQGARGQPGVMGFPGPKGANGEAGKPGEKGLVGRPGLRGLSGKDGETGPGGPSGPAGPAGERGEQGQPGPSGFQGLPGPSGAPGEAGKPGDQGVPGEAGAAGAVGPRGERGFPGERGGAGPQGLQGPRGLPGTPGTDGPKGAIGPAGSAGPQGPPGLQGMPGERGTGGIPGPKGDRGDNGQKGPEGAPGKDGARGLTGPIGPPGPSGPNGAKGETGPSGPTGASGARGAPGDRGEVGPPGPAGFAGPPGADGQPGAKGELGESGQKGDSGAPGPQGPSGAPGPVGPTGVSGPKGARGAQGAPGATGFPGAAGRVGPPGPNGNPGAAGPSGSAGKDGPKGTRGDAGPPGRAGDAGLRGPAGTQGEKGEPGEDGPPGADGPSGPQGLAGSRGIVGLPGQRGERGFPGLPGPSGEPGKQGSSGSSGDRGPPGPVGPPGLTGPAGETGREGTPGADGPPGRDGAAGVKGERGNTGPAGAPGAPGAPGAPGPVGPLGKQGDRGEGGAQGPAGPPGSAGARGMAGPQGPRGDKGEAGETGERGQKGHRGFTGLQGLPGPPGPAGDAGTAGPSGPNGAKGPPGPAGPAGKDGSNGQAGPIGPPGPRGRSGETGPAGPPGNAGPPGPPGPPGPGIDMSAFAGLGQTEKSPDPLRYMRADEASSSLRQHDVEVDSTLKSLNNQIENLRSPDGSQKNPARTCRDLKLCHPEWKSGDYWVDPNIGSTADAIKVFCNMETGETCVYPSIAKVPQKNWWTSKSKDRKHVWFGETMNGGFHFSYAQDGPAASAASVQLTFLRLLSTEASQNITYHCKNSVAYMDQATGNLKKALLLQGSNDVEIRAEGNSRFTYGVLDDGCKKHTGRWGKTIFEYKTQKTSRLPIVDIAPMDIGGADQEFGVDVGAVCFL, from the exons ATGTTCAGCTTTGTGGATTCAAGGACTGTTCTGCTACTTGTAGCATCCCAAGTTGTTTTACTATCCGTGGTCAGATGTCAGCAAGAGGACGACC TGGAGGCAGGTGGCTGCATCCAGGACGGCCAGAAGTATAATGATAAGGATGTGTGGAAGCCCGAGCCGTGTCGTATCTGTGTGTGCGACAGCGGAGCGGTTCTGTGTGATGAGATAATCTGCGAGGATATCAAAGAGTGTGCCAACCCTATCATCCCATCTGGAGAGTGCTGTCCCATCTGCCCTGCTGATGCCAGTGCCCCCATTG AGACAATTGGCGCTAAG GGCCAGAAAGGTGAACCAGGAGAGATTGCAGAT GTTGTAGGACCAAAAGGACCACCAGGCCCTATG GGACCTTCTGGTGAGCAGGGACCACGCGGAGCAGCTGGTGCTAAGGGTGATAAG GGAAATTCTGGACCTCGAGGAAGAGATGGTGAGCCTGGCACCCCTGGAAACCCCGGACCTCCCGGCCCACCAGGTCCACCAGGGCTTGGAGGG AACTTTGCTGCTCAGATGGCTGGAGGTTTTGATGAGAAGGCCGGAGGTGCTCAGATGGGTGTCATGCAAGGACCAATG GGTCCCATGGGTCCTCGTGGTCCCCCTGGACCTTCTGGAGCTCCT GGACCACAGGGTTTCCAAGGTTCCCCTGGAGAGGCTGGAGAGCCTGGTCCAGCT GGAGCGATGGGCCCTCGTGGACCACCTGGGCCTTCTGGAAAATCTGGAAAAGAT GGTGAGCCTGGCAAACCTGGAAAAGCTGGTGAGCGTGGACCTGCAGGTCCTCAG GGAGCTCGAGGATTCCCTGGGACTCCTGGACTTCCTGGAATCAAAGGACACAGA GGTCATCCTGGTCTGGATGGAGCTAAGGGAGAAGGTGGTGCTGCAGGAGCCAAG GGTGAGTCTGGTGCTGCTGGAGAGAACGGTGCCCCTGGACCCATG GGCCCACGTGGTCTTCCCGGTGAGAGGGGTCgtcctggagctgctggagctgca GGTGCCCGTGGAAATGATGGCTTGCCCGGTCCTGCTGGTCCACCT GGGCCTGTTGGTCCTGCTGGAGCTCCCGGTTTCCCAGGATCTCCAGGAGCCAAG GGAGAAGCTGGTCCCACTGGAGCCCGTGGAGCTGAAGGACAACAAGGACCCCGTGGAGAGGCTGGTACCCCAGGATCTCCCGGCCCCGCTGGAGCATCG GGTAACCCTGGTACAGATGGTATTCCTGGAGCTAAAGGATCTGCT GGTGGTCCTGGTATTGCTGGTGCACCTGGATTCCCTGGACCACGTGGCCCACCTGGACCACAGGGAGCTACAGGACCTCTGGGGCCAAAGGGACAGTCT GGAGACCCTGGTCTTCCTGGATTCAAAGGTGAAGCTGGACCAAAGGGAGAGCTT ggCCCTGCTGGTCCACAAGGTGCCCCTGGCCCTGCTGGtgaagagggaaagaggggtGCCAGAGGAGAGCCCGGAGCTGCTGGACCACTTGGACCTCCAGGAGAGAGA GGAGCTCCTGGTAACCGTGGTTTCCCAGGTCAGGATGGTCTCGCTGGTGCTAAG GGTGCCCCTGGTGACCGCGGTGTTCCTGGTGCTGCTGGGCCTAAAGGTGGTACTGGAGACCCAGGACGCACAGGAGAGACTGGCCTCCCCGGTGCCAGA GGTCTCACTGGTCGTCCCGGAGATGCTGGTCCCCAAGGCAAAGTGGGACCCTCT GGTGCCTCTGGTGAGGACGGTCGCCCAGGCCCACCCGGCCCTCAGGGAGCCCGTGGACAGCCAGGAGTGATGGGATTCCCTGGACCAAAGGGAGCTAAT ggtgaagctggaaagcCAGGAGAGAAGGGTCTTGTGGGTCGTCCTGGTTTGAGA GGTCTGTCTGGAAAAGATGGTGAGACTGGTCCTGGTGGACCTTCTGGACCTGCT GGAcctgctggagagagaggagagcaaggACAGCCTGGACCTTCTGGCTTCCAG GGTCTGCCTGGACCATCTGGTGCCCCAGGAGAGGCTGGAAAACCCGGAGACCAG GGTGTTCCTGGAGAGGCCggagctgctggtgctgttggACCTAGA GGCGAGCGTGGTTTCCCTGGTGAGAGAGGTGGTGCTGGACCCCAGGGTCTTCAGGGACCTCGTGGACTTCCTGGTACACCTGGAACTGATGGACCCAAG GGAGCCATTGGACCAGCTGGTAGCGCTGGACCCCAGGGACCCCCCGGCCTGCAGGGTATGCCTGGAGAGAGAGGAACCGGTGGTATCCCAGGACCCAAGGGAGACAGA GGTGACAATGGACAGAAAGGACCTGAGGGAGCTCCTGGAAAGGATGGTGCAAGA GGTTTGACTGGTCCCATTGGTCCTCCCGGCCCATCTGGACCCAACGGCGCCAAG GGTGAGACTGGACCCTCTGGACCTACTGGTGCTTCTGGTGCTCGTGGTGCTCCT GGTGACCGTGGTGAGGTCGGCCCCCCTGGACCTGCTGGCTTTGCTGGACCTCCT GGTGCAGATGGTCAGCCTGGTGCCAAGGGAGAGCTTGGTGAGTCTGGACAGAAGGGAGACAGCGGCGCCCCCGGACCTCAGGGACCATCTGGGGCTCCTGGACCTGTG GGACCTACTGGTGTATCTGGACCTAAAGGAGCTCGTGGTGCTCAAGGAGCTCCT GGTGCTACTGGTTTCCCTGGTGCTGCTGGTAGAGTTGGACCTCCTGGCCCTAAT GGTAACCCTGGCGCTGCTGGCCCTTCAGGCTCTGCTGGTAAAGACGGACCAAAGGGTACCCGTGGTGATGCTGGCCCCCCTGGAAGAGCGGGAGATGCTGGGCTTCGAGGACCTGCTGGCACacagggagagaagggagagccTGGAGAGGATGGACCACCC GGTGCTGATGGGCCTTCAGGTCCTCAGGGTCTAGCTGGATCTCGTGGTATTGTTGGTTTGCCTGGTCAGCGTGGAGAGAGAGGCTTCCCTGGTCTCCCTGGACCTTCT GGAGAACCTGGTAAACAAGGATCTTCTGGCTCTTCTGGCGACCGTGGACCTCCTGGACCCGTGGGACCCCCTGGACTTACTGGACCTGCTGGAGAGACCGGAAGAGAG GGCACCCCTGGAGCAGATGGACCTCCTGGTAGAGACGGAGCTGCTGGAGTGAAG GGAGAGCGAGGTAACACCGGTCCCGCTGGTGCCCCTGGTGCTCCCGGTGCCCCTGGTGCCCCCGGACCTGTCGGACCCCTCGGCaagcagggagacagaggagaggga gGTGCTCAAGGACCTGCAGGACCACCTGGATCTGCTGGCGCTAGAGGAATGGCT GGGCCCCAAGGTCCACGTGGAGACAAGGGAGAGGCTGGTGAGACTGGAGAGAGGGGACAGAAGGGTCACCGTGGCTTCACCGGTCTGCAGGGTCTTCCTGGACCTCCT GGTCCTGCTGGAGACGCTGGAACTGCTGGACCTTCAGGACCAAACGGAGCTAAG GGACCACCTGGACCAGCCGGACCTGCTGGCAAAGATGGATCTAATGGACAGGCTGGCCCTATTGGACCCCCTGGACCCCGTGGACGCTCTGGAGAAACTGGTCCTGCT GGTCCTCCAGGTAATGCCGGACCTCCTGGCCCTCCTGGCCCTCCCGGCCCTGGCATCGACATGTCTGCCTTCGCCGGTCTGGGTCAGACAGAGAAGTCCCCCGATCCTCTCAGGTACATGAGGGCTGATGAGGCCTCCAGCTCCCTGAGGCAGCACGATGTGGAGGTTGATTCCACACTCAAGTCCCTCAACAACCAGATTGAGAACCTGCGCAGCCCCGACGGCTCCCAGAAGAACCCTGCTCGCACCTGCAGAGACCTGAAACTGTGCCACCCTGAGTGGAAGAGCG GTGACTACTGGGTTGATCCCAACATTGGCAGCACAGCCGATGCCATCAAGGTCTTCTGTAACATGGAGACCGGAGAGACCTGTGTCTACCCAAGCATCGCCAAGGTCCCACAGAAGAACTGGTGGACCAGCAAGAGCAAGGACCGCAAACACGTCTGGTTCGGAGAGACCATGAATGGAGGATTCCAC TTCAGCTATGCTCAGGACGGCCCTGCTGCCAGCGCTGCCAGTGTCCAGCTGACCTTCTTGAGGCTTCTGTCCACTGAGGCGTCCCAGAACATCACTTACCACTGCAAGAACAGCGTTGCCTACATGGACCAGGCCACAGGCAACCTGAAGAAGGCTTTGCTGCTGCAGGGCTCCAACGACGTGGAGATCCGCGCAGAGGGCAACAGTCGCTTCACATACGGCGTGCTGGATGATGGCTGCAAG aaacacacaggccGGTGGGGCAAGACTATCTTTGAgtacaaaacacagaaaacctcCCGTCTGCCAATCGTGGACATTGCTCCTATGGACATCGGAGGAGCGGATCAGGAGTTTGGAGTGGATGTAGGCGCAGTCTGCTTCTTGTAA
- the gls2a gene encoding glutaminase kidney isoform, mitochondrial: MHCLKSLRTANPGISQLFKNAGISARVGADNIVLSRTQQPVPLPCWAAASPHTQRAFHYQKSPDVDQGHSKSRLMSSMEDLLFYTITEGKDMIPLSQFVNALRKTGLLTSDPRLRDCVRQMRQSSRDSIGPVMMDKTLFRRCVGNNIMLLTKAFRKKFIIPDLEEFTQQINRMYDSAQQQEAGQVADYIPQLAKFSPDLWGVSLCTIDGQRHSVGDTKVPFCLQSCVKPLEYAIAVHELGTDHVHRFVGKEPSGFKFNKLSLNEEDKPHNPMVNAGAIVISSLIKPHANKAERFDCVMEFLKSMAGTEYVGFSNATFQSERETGDRNYAIGYYLKEKKCFPDSADMIAALDFYFQLCSIEVTCESGSVMAATLANGGICPITGERVLSAEAVRNTLSLMHSCGMYDFSGQFAFHVGLPAKSGVSGAVLLVVPNVMGMMCWSPPLDRLGNSVRGIHFCQDLVSHFNFHNYDNLRHFTKKHDPRRRSDDDPNKSVVNLMFAAYSGDVSALRRFALSAVNMEQTDYDSRTALHIAAAEGHVEAIIFLTEICKVNPHMKDRWGNTPLDDAMQFGHHVIVSALQEYQSVYPDGDSPCDTEEQKTTLDTLKSIV; encoded by the exons ATGCATTGCCTGAAAAGTCTGAGGACAGCTAACCCGGGGATCTCACAGCTATTTAAAAATGCAGGGATCTCCGCCAGAGTGGGAGCTGACAACATTGTTTTGTCCAGGACCCAGCAACCTGTTCCTCTCCCCTGTTGGGCCGCAGCATCACCTCACACCCAAAGAGCCTTTCACTACCAGAAGAGCCCTGATGTGGATCAAGGACACTCAAA aaGTAGGTTGATGTCCAGCATGGAGGACCTACTTTTCTACACCATCACTGAGGGCAAAGACATGATCCCCCTCTCCCAGTTCGTCAAT GCTTTGAGAAAAACAGGGTTGTTGACGTCTGACCCTCGGCTGCGTGACTGTGTCCGTCAGATGCGACAGTCTTCACGTGACTCTATCGGTCCAGTCATGATGGACAAGACGTTATTCAGAAG GTGTGTGGGCAACAACATCATGCTGCTGACTAAGGCTTTCAGAAAGAAGTTCATCATCCCAGACCTTGAAGAGTTTACCCAGCAGATTAATAGGATGTATGACAGTGCACAacagcaggaggcaggacaA GTAGCTGATTACATTCCTCAGTTGGCTAAGTTCAGCCCTGATCTCTGGGGTGTGTCTCTGTGCACAATCGATGGACAGAG ACACTCTGTGGGTGACACAAAGGTTCCCTTCTGTCTGCAGTCGTGTGTGAAGCCTCTGGAGTACGCCATCGCTGTGCACGAGCTGGGCACTGACCACGTTCATCGCTTTGTGGGAAAAGAGCCCAGTGGATTCAAGTTCAACAAACTGTCACTAAATGAGGAGG ATAAACCACACAACCCGATGGTGAATGCCGGAGCTATCGTCATCAGTTCTTtaataaag CCTCATGCAAATAAGGCCGAAAGGTTCGACTGT GTGATGGAGTTTCTGAAAAGCATGGCTGGTACAGAGTACGTGGGCTTCAGCAATGCAAC TTTCCAGTCGGAGAGGGAGACTGGAGATAGGAATTATGCAATTGGTTATTACCTCAAGGAGAAAAAA TGCTTTCCTGACAGTGCAGATATGATAGCTGCCCTTGACTTCTATTTTCAG ttgTGCTCCATTGAGGTGACCTGTGAGTCAGGAAGTGTCATGGCTGCCACACTGGCCAACGGGGGTATTTGCCCAATCACAGGCGAGCGTGTGCTGAGCGCTGAAGCCGTTCGCAACACGCTGAGTCTCATGCATTCCTGTGGCATGTACGACTTCTCCGGGCAGTTTGCCTTCCAT GTGGGCTTGCCAGCTAAATCTGGTGTTTCAGGTGCTGTTCTACTGGTGGTCCCCAACGTCATGGGCATGATGTGCTGGTCCCCACCTTTAGATCGGCTCGGAAACAGCGTTCGTGGCATTCACTTCTGTCAG GACCTGGTGTCTCACTTCAACTTCCACAATTATGACAACCTGAGACACTTCACTAAGAAACATGACCCCAGAAGAAGATCAGATGATGACCCA AACAAGTCCGTGGTAAACCTGATGTTTGCAGCCTACAGTGGTGACGTGTCTGCCCTGAGGAG GTTTGCCCTCTCAGCTGTGAACATGGAGCAGACAGACTACGACTCTCGCACAGCGCTTCACATTGCTGCTGCAGAGG gTCATGTGGAGGCCATTATCTTCCTAACTGAAATATGTAAAGTAAATCCCCACATGAAAGACAG ATGGGGGAACACACCTCTAGATGACGCCATGCAGTTTGGCCATCATGTTATTGTTTCAGCCCTGCAAGAGTACCAGAGTGTTTACCCTGACGGCGACTCGCCATGCGACACTGAGGAGCAGAAGACCACGCTGGATACGCTGAAGAGCATCGTTTAA